Part of the Zea mays cultivar B73 chromosome 4, Zm-B73-REFERENCE-NAM-5.0, whole genome shotgun sequence genome is shown below.
tttggcatcaatcaccaaaaagggggagattgtaagtgcaatcaaccctaattgagggttttggtgattaaataacaaaacaaacagagattctaacaagtttgctcctagcatgtacacaatAATTCTACAAACAGGAGAAACACAGATCTTATGAGCATAAAAATGTAAAGCACAATGGATTTAAATTCTACATCATATGGCGTGCTCCAGGTGCTTAGAAACAACGACAgtgttcattttataattcttgagttataggaatCGCCGTTAAATTAagagggatctgcaatggttaagtaagtaatgcaatgagctaagttcaaaatccttcaaaatcatcttcgagaacacttttccagatcatgaatgcctttgTGAAAAACCATTTTTACTTCCCACAAGAGTTCCACCTTTGTTCACTTCAAAATATTCAAAACTTGCTTTTCAGCCTTTGaaatcggttcaaccggacctgaaaccggttcaaccggtttttggactgttcctctgccatccctgctctgacttgtctgacagtcagagctgtcagaaaaatcGTTGCAGATATTTTTGAGAAACTGGTTCAACCGGAATTTttcccggctcaaccggttttggatCCGGTCGAGTCTTCGGCTGAGTAGATCAGTGAACCGAgatcttcctggtggaaaccggttcaaccggtctgtaaactgattcaaccggtttttggtttttttctcccaacggctgccagcttttggggaatTCTTTAAATACCCCCCACACACTCTCTCTTCATTATTTCTGCTCTCTCCACGATTTCTCAGCTGACCAAACCCCAAACAAAGACATTCAATTCACATCTCACACccgaaatcgcatctccttcaatcgcttgaaggatccttggtgtgaggtgaagtcgatctaacgcactgtcaatttcatcttgattctcccattctctttgttcttgagctcattgcaaacttgaacttgtgcggatttgtaactcttggagccttgtgttccttgacggttagaggttgcttgggagtctccaaatttgtggacgaccccaagaagtttgtattacccgctctttgagcaaatTTGAAAAGAGATtgtcttgacctttgtggtcggcttgtggaggattagggttggaaaagacccgggcctttgtgggctcctcaacgaggagtaggacacctttgtggtggttgccgaacctcgggataaatcgtgTGTTCTTGTGCTTTCTTGTTAAGTGCCTTAAAttgttggttggttcatattcatCTATTTGAGTGGATTTTCTGTAGGGCAAGTCATTAGCAAAATCTTTCACTACTTCGTAGTATTTGTTTAACTGATTATTTAAtccaagttgagcaggttcaaacttgttcagttgtaaacaaaatcaactgaaccggtttgcaccagtgcaactttaatttgacctatctcgaagtttttagtgaaaaatttcaggtgtagcctattcacccccctctaggctactttcactcaactaattttagccactaactattggCTCTAGTGTATTCAACACCCCCTAATCGGTGTCGAACGTGAGGGATTGTGAGATCTTGTTCACTTGGATGTTTTTGGGCGTATCAACACATTATTtacggggtgtttgaatgcactagagataatagttagttgactaaaaatTGATATTAAAATTGGGAACGTATCGAAGGCAAATCATGTTTTAGTGCAAACCTCGTGTAAACCtactatttttttaaaaaaaattctgAAAAAACATGAATGTACATATGAGCTTACCCTATCTATATACAAAATTTCATGGTCAAAATAATCTTACTCTAGCAGTTACAAAAAGACTAATTTTGGTACATTTGAACCATTACTGTTTGTCAGAATTTGTCTTTTTTGTAACTGCTAGAGTAAAATGAATTTGATCATGAAATTTTGTATATAGATGAGGTAAGCTCAGATATACATTTATGTTTTTTTTTTTCTGAATTTTTAAATTTTTTATAGGTTTACACTAGTTTTGCACCAAAACGTGGTTTATATTCGATATGTTTCCATTAAAATTAGCTAGCTACGAaatagctaactaactattaactaatttacttaTAATGAATAATaactgaactattagctagactgTTTGGATGTTATGAGTTAATTTTAGCGGTTAACTCACAACAACGACTAATATGTAAGCAGTCATAAGGTGCAAGCGTGCAAGTATGGTACTTGGTCCGTTGGATATAGATCCAACCGTTTATATAATCGTGGTTTGTTAGGAGCTTTTTTATAAAACTACATGAGGTAGTGGTAAGAGGATTTAAATGTTAAATATATCACACTTGTATATTAGCATATTAGTCGTTATCAACTCAAACACCCCCTTAAGCGAAGAAGCCGACTCTGCCTCCATTTCGTGCAAGCCCGTCCTGCCGTGTTTTGTAGTCCCAAAATCTCTCTCCGCGGAGAAATTTGGAATCATGCCATTATGAAACTTGGGTTTCGCCCAAATGCCATTATGTACAAGGTCTTCGCTAGTTCGCCATTCTCACACGCTGTTTACAGACAAAATGCCATTGAAGAGCTATTTGATACATCAACAGAGAAAAGATCACCTGCTTGGACTTTTTTGCCCCTCTTCGAAATCAGAACGTGGCCAAACAGACGAGACAGCATTGCACTTGGCTGTTGCGCCCAGGATGCAAACTTCTGAGTCCAAATTTCACCATACTGTATTGAGTGTAATGGGCACTTGTAGCTAGTTTGGAGCTTCATCACCCACCTTTTCTTTGTTCCGTTTAATGGGCACTTGTAGCTAGTTTCACCATGACCTAATTCTCCGCATCTTTTGCACTTTCTTTTGCCTCTTATCAttttctttttccccttttcAGACTGGCCTGCAGCCTCCATGTCAGCCTCTACGACTGCTTCCTTGTCAACTTCTTTGCCTTTTTCTGTAGCTAATTTTTTCCCCTTGCTGTTCCCACCTTCCAAACAACTCTTAATTCTCAGTTTTTTATACCTTCCTCTACCTCTCTTGTCAAGTGGTGCACCAACCACATAAGGCAGATCCACATGTGGCCATTGAGACCTATCTGACAGTGGctcaattattctcttatatgCATTTTTGAACCTCTGTACTGAGTAGTACTCATGCACAAAATCCTCCAATTCCACATCCACACTCTCCTGTGTTGTAATCAGGGCCAATGCATGTGGGCAAGGTTTGCCGGTGTGCTGCCACTCGAGGCATGTACACTCATGCAAATATGACTTTACTACATGCCTGTTATGTGTGTTTGTGCTGTCCTCAACTTGTGCAGAGAAGTAGCCAGCCTTTGCACAGATAGATGCCCTAGGCCTCTAGTCCTTGCCTTTAGCTGTTGTAAAACTGCAGGCAAGATCTTGCCAGTAAGCTTGTCTCCAATTCTTATCCTTTTTTCCCACAACACCATAATCCTCTCTCTACACTTGTCAGCAAGCTCAACAACAGGAAGATCCTACCAATCTTTAATCCAGTTGTTGAATACTTCAGCTAGATTATTGGTGACATAATCACACTTGATGGCGGGGTTAAACTCACTCCTCCTCCATTTAAGATTGTGGTAAGTATCTAGCCATTTCTTCACATCTGGGGAAGCTTCCACAATTTGATTGAAAAAGTAATGTGAAACTTCTAGCCTATATGCCCTAGCTGTAGGGTACATCTTAGAGAATATATCACCTCCAAACCTCTTAATGAAATTCTGCATGAGATGCCTAAAGCATTCCCTTTGGCCACCACTAGTAGGTCCATTCTCATGCCTCTTAAAAGCTTCAGCCGCCTTCTCAGCAGCTTCATCCTCAGCCCTCAACCCAATCAACTCATACATTTTATCATCGTCAACGATTTCTATCCTACCTTCCTCATCTTGGTTCTCAACAATTTGTAGGGCATCCCAGTAAATAACAGGTCCAGGGTGAGAACCAGGATGTACTACCATTGCTAAGCTAAGCGGGGTCTCATCATCAAGGCTGAAAATATCAAATAAAAAATAGATTCAAAGGGGACAAGGTTAGGGATAATACACTGCTCTATTCTCCACGCAGCTCGATTCCAAAAAAGTTAGTATATGTAGAAGCATACCCGTACATACAATCATTCCAACTGTACTCCATCTAGCCACTGTCCCCAACTGTACGCGAGATTTCAATGTAACCTAGGGTTACAGAGATGTACTGTAATTTGTTGAAGTGAATGAAAAATGCAAAAAGAAATTATTGGGCAACGGTGGTGTCCTAAATATACTCACCTATGATGTGCTGCGTCGTTGTCCCGGGATGGAGACTTCTGAGCACAGCGTCGATCTGAACGGCGCGGCAGACTTCTGAGTTCTGAGCACAGCGGCGGTGGCGAAACACTGAGCAGAGCGACGGTAATGGAGGAATAGCGAGTGGGGGAGATGGAGGAGCACCAATCTCAGCGGCGGCGGGGGAGGAGGAGCAGATCGAATGGGAGGAGCGGCGGCGGTGGAAGAGGAGCGGGAGACTCGACACACACGCTCGAGCCGTCGAGTGAACGGGAGATCTCCACGAACGGTGTCAGCCACGTTCTGATTTCGAAGAGGGGCAAAAAAGTCCAAGCAGATGATCTTTTCTCTGTTGATGTATCGAATAGCTCTTCAATGGCATTTTGTCTGTAAACAGCGTGTGAGAATGGCGAACTAGCGAAGACCTTGTACATAATGGCATTTGGGCGAAACCCAAGTTTCATAATGGCATGATTCCAAATTTCTCCTCTCCGCGACGGGCGCCCATGGCCATGGCAGACGAAACCCTTGCGCCCTCGTCGTCGTCGGCAAAGCCCTAAACTTTAGTCCACCTCCATTTCGGAACCTTAGCCGGGCGTTCCTGCGCCGCTGCCATGGGCTGCAGTCGCCATGTCCGTTTTGTCTCCTCCGGCGTCAAGCTACCGTCCGCGTCCGCGCCATCCCCGTTCCCGGCGCCCGCTCCCGCGCTCCTCTCTGCGGCGCTCCCGTTCGCGCACATCGGCCGCGCCATCGACGCCGCCGCGCGCCGCCTGGGCGCATGCCTGCCCCGCGTCCCGGTTGCACGGGCCGACACGGCTCCGCCCCCGCCGCGGAGGCACGGGAAGGACGGCGGAGGGGCCGAGGAGCGGGTGCTGATCAGCGAGGTTGCGGTGCGGGGAAAGGACGGGGAGCCACTGGAGCGGCCCgagctggaggccgaggccgcggcggcGCTGCGCGCGTGCCGCCCCAATGCCGCGCTCACCGTGCGGGAGGTGCAGGAGGACGTGCACCGCATCGTCGAGAGCGGACTCTTCCGATCGTGTATGCCCGTCGCTGTCGACACCCGTGATGGCATTCGCCTCGTCTTCGAGGTCCTTTTATCCTCTTGCCGTCCTCACATCATTTCCTTATATCTGGAGCTAATGAATGAATGCACAATTTCGGTTCTTCCTTTTGTTTCAGGTGGAGCCGAACCAAGACTTCCATGGGCTGGTATGCGAGGGTGCCAACTTGCTACCGTCCAAGTTCCTGGAAGATGCATTTTGTGTTCGCCATGGTAAACATGTACTTTCTCGTTCTCAAACAAAATTTGTCAATGGATTATGCACTATTGTTAGCATGACCCATTGAGTCTTTGGTGTTACAATGTGCAGGAAAAATTATTAACATTAGGCATCTGGATCAAGTGATCAAGTCCGTCAATGGATGGTATCAGGAGCGTGGCCTAACTGGGTTGGTAGGTGATCTGATTTTATATTTCTATCTCACATAGTTGTTTGTGCTAGCTCCTAGGATACCTCATACGTATACCACACAGAAACGAAGATGAAACAGAAACAATTGGTACCATGGAGCAGGAAACTAAGGTGATAAGGACAGAAAGAAGGGAACAATGGGAAAGCAGACATGCCTAGTGAGCGCGGATGTTAACATACAAAATAGGAACGAAGGTAAATTGATTGAATAGTTGAATGAAATCTGACATAAACGAAAAAAAACTTTGAGGTGAAGGAGGAGAAGATTGTGGACGAAGCTGATTAGGGGTTTCCTGAATCTTTTATAGATGAAACCCTGCAAACAAATCAGACTCCAGTCGAGAGAGGTGAAGAAGATTGAGGATCAACCTGGTTTGGGGATTTCCTGAATCCAGTATGGGTCAAACCCTGCAAACAAATCAGAATATTCCGGTGAAGATCACATGCATTATTGGAAGACAGATGCAATGGGAGCACTGCTGTGCTTCGTACTGGAAGTGCCTTTTAAATGAGGAGTTGAGTGGTCGTAGTGGGAAGCTATGGGGTTGGTTTGGTGCAAGGCTACTGGACTGTCCCTTTTGCTTGTGTCGAGCTTGAGGATTAGTGGACTGAAAAATAATAGAGATGGCATGGAACAGCCTGGTTGAGAGAAATAGGAGTTTTCTGTAGGAAGGGAGGTGGCATTGGTTGCCCTGAGGTGTGGGAGATGATACATGTTCAGGCAGATGTGATTGCAACCTCATGATTGAACTGCATATATCTTACTAGTGTCAAATATATGGGCCGCTGAGCATGCAGCATAGGATTTGTTGGTTATTCTTGATGTATAAAGGTACATTGATAAATGTCAAATCACAAAGATTCCTTGGTTTGGATACAGGTCTCATATGCTGAGATACTTTCTGGAGGGATTCTGAGGCTGGAGGTTTCAGAAGCTGAGGTTAATAACATTAGCATTCGCTTTCTAGACAGGAAGACGTGAGAACATATCTTTTCTTTGAGATTTCTTTATCAAATGCTGTTTTAAACTGATTAAATTTCTGTCTTTCTTATGTTTTCTATCCTTCTGTTTCCTTTCCTTGTCGTAGTGGTGAACCAACACTTGGAAAAACACAGCCGGAAACCATCCTTCGGCAGCTTACCACCAGGAAAGGGCAGGTCAGAGCGCATTTTCAGGAGTACCTTTCTCAATCTGTCTATGTTTTATATACCTCAGGAGGACTATTGATGATATGCTAAAATGCAAATAGCATCTTTCAGTCATGTTCTTCTAGATGTCGCATGAAATGCTAACCCTTCCAACTTCACATTTTTTTGGATTTCATGTTCTGTTTTGCATTATTCAAGCACTGAAATTTCTATGCAAAGGCTAATACCAGAATCACCAGCATTGATAACAATATAGGCGTATCAGTTTGGTTGGCGACTTCCGACTTGGAGCCCACATAACCAAGTCCCTCTTttcttttattatgattgtgTATATTCTGTCATTTTCACAGTAATATTTGGACTCAGACTGGGTGCTTTGGACTTAACATTATGAAAATAAGCACTGCAGCATTCTGAACCAAAATAATATTATCAACCATCTAAAAACTATCACGTCGCAATAGTATATAAATTTTAACGTTTTATCCATGTCCTGTTGTCTTATGCTCTAACATTAATATTGCCTGTTAAAACTTCAAATTAGTCGTGTCTATTTAAAATTAAGCAGGCTTACAATAGGGCACAAGTGAAAAGGGATGTAGAAACAATACTTACTATGGGAATAATGGAGGATGTTACGATAATTCCACAACCAGTTGGAGGTGAAGCAATTTTTAAGTTCTATCATTGTTTTGAAGTGGATCTGATCTTTTGtatgtgctaatgttcatgtgttttGTAATCGTCTACAGATTCTAGTAAAGTGGACCTTGTCATGAATCTTGTTGAACGCCCTTCGGGTGGTTTCTCTGCTGGTGGCGGAATTTCAAGTGGGTGAGTATGAACAGTGCTTTGTTAATTGAGCTCAGTTTAGAGATTGCGCAAATGGGTGTAGCTAGTGACTTTATAACAACAACAATAGTAacatagccttttagtcccaagtaAGTTGGGGTAGGccagagttgaaacccaacagaaaccatataagtcaaggtttAGGCACATGGATAGCTGTTTTTCATGCATTCCTGTTTAAGGCTAAATCTTTGGGTATATTATATTCTTTCAAGTCTCCTTTTACTGCCTTTTTTCATGTCAACTTCGGTTTTCCCTGCATCTCTTCCCATTGCTATCGTGTCTTAGGATCCCATTACACACTGGTCCTTTGAAGGTCTTTATTGAACATGTCTAAACCATCTCAACTGATGTTGAcaagcttttcttcaattgatgCTACCTCTAGCCTATCACATATATCATTGGTCTGGACTTGATCCCTTGTATGGCCACAAATTCAATGCAGCACATGCATTTCCGCAACACTTATCTGATGTAAATGTCATCTTTTTGTAGACCAACATTATATACCAAACAACATAACAGGTCTAATTGCTGTCCTATTAAAGAAAAGCTTGTCCGACACTGTTGACTTTATGCTTTAAGAAATTCTGTTAAGTCACTAGTGCTGAAGCCTTAGATGCACCGTCTTTTTCCTCTGTTAACCTCCAAAGTTGTAGCACATGCGCAAAGTATAGTCAAACTATTATTCTCCAATGCTGATTATATGATATTCTGTTTTTCTGCAGGATAACAAATGGACCCCTTTCTGGACTTATTGGCAGGTCAGTATGTTATTCTTTCACAGGTTAAGATGTATGTATATACATCTACTCTTTTTGTGCTTCTGGTGCTATTTCCGCTAGCAAGTTTCTACTCTCTGCCTAGGCTTAATGTCATTATGATTCTTCAAAGATTCACGGGGATGCAAGTTTTCCTTGCTGACTATTGTTTGTGTTGTTTTTTTAAAAGTGGCCCTGTGCTCAAACTAGGGCCTATGTTCGAAAGGGCATATTGTGCTCCAAATCCTCGGGactaaattcaaatttgaacaaaGTTGGACAGTCTTCAATATTCCTGGAGTTATGCTCCGGTTCCAAACAGGCCACCAATGGGCTTTTGCCCTTATTTTGTTCGGCTTAACATTATCAAGGCTCCTCATTATCTAAGGTTATTATGGGCTATAATTATTATTATAATTGTCCTATAGCCACCACATTCGGAGCAGCTTTAGTTATAAGCTTATCCTCCAAAGCCCAAGCCTTTTGGGATCAAGAAAAGCTAGCACATTTTATTTT
Proteins encoded:
- the LOC100191859 gene encoding Outer envelope protein 80, chloroplastic-like, with amino-acid sequence MGCSRHVRFVSSGVKLPSASAPSPFPAPAPALLSAALPFAHIGRAIDAAARRLGACLPRVPVARADTAPPPPRRHGKDGGGAEERVLISEVAVRGKDGEPLERPELEAEAAAALRACRPNAALTVREVQEDVHRIVESGLFRSCMPVAVDTRDGIRLVFEVEPNQDFHGLVCEGANLLPSKFLEDAFCVRHGKIINIRHLDQVIKSVNGWYQERGLTGLVSYAEILSGGILRLEVSEAEVNNISIRFLDRKTGEPTLGKTQPETILRQLTTRKGQAYNRAQVKRDVETILTMGIMEDVTIIPQPVGDSSKVDLVMNLVERPSGGFSAGGGISSGITNGPLSGLIGSFAYSHRNVFGRNKKLNLSLERGQIDSIFRLNFTDPWIDGDNKRTSRTVMVQNSRTPGTLVHGGDHPDHGPITIGRVTAGLEYSRPFRPKWSGTLGLIFQHAGARDDKGNPAIRDFYNSQLTASGHDYDDTLLAKFESIYTDSGDHSSAMFVFSVEQGLPVLPEWLSFNRVTTRLRQGYEIGPARLLLSASGGHVEGNFPPHEAFAIGGTNSVRGYEEGAVGSGRSYAVGSGEVSCRMFGPLEGVVFGDYGSDLGSGPKVPGDPAGARGKPGSGYGYGVGVRVDSPLGPLRLEYAFNDRQARRFHFGVGYRN